Genomic DNA from Salvia miltiorrhiza cultivar Shanhuang (shh) chromosome 1, IMPLAD_Smil_shh, whole genome shotgun sequence:
agaacccCAACATGGTATTATTCAGATTAAATTATTCTTatgagttttatatatttatttatttttgattttttagtttatttattttttcaaaaatttatttctattttatttattttccagattatttatttattttctgaattttaagtttatttatttatttatttttgaattttaattttatttattttctgaaaattttatttcttttttatttatttccagtttatttatttattttctgaattttcagtttatttatttattttcgaaattttagtttatttattttctgaaaaattactttctagtttatttatttttcagtttatttatttatttaatgaattttctgtctatttatttatttatttatttattttcgagttttcagtttatttattttctgaaaaaatgATTTCCAATTTATtaagttttcagtttatttatttcttttttgaattttcagtttatttatttatttattttcgaattttccagtttatttattttctgaattttcagtttatttatttatttattttctaattttttttttcagtttatttatttattttatgaattttcaCATCATtatctataaataaataaactggaatttttttagaaaataaataaactgaaaatttgaaaataaataaataaataaactggaaaattcgaaaataaattaataaataaactgaatattcagaaaataaataaactggaaaattcaaaaataaataaactgaaaattcagaaaataaataaataaactgaaaaactTAATAAATTGGAAATcattttttcagaaaataaataaactgaaaactcgaaaataaataaataaataaatagactgaaaattcagaaaataaataaataaactgaaaataaataaaatagaaataaatttttcaaaaaataaataaaatgaaaattcaaaaataaataaataaataaacttaaaattcagaaaataaataaataatctgaaaaataaataaactataaataaatttttcaaaatataaataaaatgaaaaatcgaaaataaataaatatataaaactcatAAGAATAATTTAATCTGAATAATATCATGTTGgggttcttttattattttgtagaAATATTGAATAGATGTGGGggtctttttataattttatatgaatataGGGTAGGCTTGTAATTATCATAAAAGTTGATATGGGGAGTTTGAACAGTTTTGAAAGTATTTGATAATCTGtggattttttaaagttcgtggggaaaatggattttagacaaagttcgtgatattacacgcaattaaccctttatttaatatagcattcaagcattttcacgagcttttaattagcaaaccctgaagaattattacagtttcgacaattttatcctgagggattttatATGTCAAATGTCACTCAACTCACTTACACTGACCTctcccatcagccaccctacccTGCTGCAGACACCCTACCACCCCAATTTCAATTTCCAGCCATGCCTAAGGATATGCTGTCAAATTCCTTTGCTTAAACACGTTCAAGCCAATTTCAGTTGGCATTCTCAATATCCAAGATTTCAGATTTTCTCTTCCGCAGCAGGAATTCAAGTGCAGAGCCAATCACCCCAGATTTCATACGAATTTCCTAAAGGTGCCATTTTTAACTCCCTATTCGCCCTACTTCACATTCATCTAAGAAACCCAGATCATGTTATGTGTGAAGAATTTCAACTGCCCAACAAGAAAAACACGCATACATACATTACATTTGCACTCTGTTCATAGATGCATATATTTACATTCAAGCAGTTCTgttttcaaagaaaagaagagtAGAAAATGTTTTGAAGCATGTTTGCtgaaaaatggagtcttgagCTTTGTCCATGTCTGTCGAGTCTGGGCAGAAGGTCGACGGCGGTGGCTCGGCGCCACTGTCGGTCTGACCGGAGAAGAGAGAAGGTCGGGGGGTGAGAAGAAGGGAAgggtgttgggctagggcttgAGGGTTGGGCTTGAGTTTTGGGCCGAGGCTTGGGCTGtagtcatttatttatttacctGCTTGGGCTTAGTTTTATTCATGTATTGGgcctttgttttatttttgtggGCTGCGAAATTTTTGAAGTTGGCCcttacatttaattattttgggcagtccatattttaattaattagacttctttgagtttgattaattattttaaaagactagttttcataataatattaaattattattatgtgcatattttaagtaattacttattatatgctaagcataaCATGATATTgcattttattttgcaataagagtattcaagtatttaattggttttaattataattccaattattaaagaaagatgagtattTAATAATTTCAAGTTTAAACatttatcaattttatcataagatactttatttttattttactactCCCCCGTCCCATGAAGTATGACCCATTTCTTttcagcacgagaattaagaaattgatattttgtgtgttaaatgtagtaggtgaaaaagtgaaaaggtaaataaataattatttttttgccatttttagaaacaagtTAAGCTTcctgggacaaactaaaaagaaaattgtgttatgcttcgtgggacggagggaatataagaTAAATCTCTAAAAAGAAAGATAAACCAGTTTATCACTAGTGAATCCCAATCGAACAATACTCATATTCTTCACTATTTAATAATTACAAAttcattttatggaaaaaaaaatacaaattcgtAATTTATTAGGGGTAATCTTTAACcaaataaatttcattaatttgTGTGCACAAGGCTAGAATAAATGTTAGTTTAGTTTTAGCGTAAAAATGTTAGTTTTGTTACTTTCTTGATGCTGTTATTACTACTAGTAagatttacattttttttattaactatAACTTCATAATTTATTAGTATAATCTTCTTAATTTACGTGCATAAGATTAAAATAACATacaagataataataataataataataataataataataactttataaagaaaaaacaaCGCAACTGAAATTGGAATACGAGTAAACTTGAGTAACAAGACTTTAATTAAAGGGGTTATGGTTTTAAAACAAAAGGAACACGACGAACTTCGAAAAAAAGGAACTTGAGTTAGTCTTGGGTCAGGCGGGTCTGACCATCAGACCAGGTCAGGCGCGGGTCAGGGCGCGGGTCGGGCGCGGGCTTACGGGTTTGGGCATGGGTTGGGTTGGGTGCATATATAAAGTAATCATTGTTTTGAAGAAAAGTAGTAATCAATCTGAACAATtgtaatgtttcaaaacattacatttcttcatatgaataattactttttttctattttttttcatttatttctatttttttaaatattacatttattcatataaataattattttttctctaattaaataatgaatactaaaccttaatggaaatatttacttttatttatcctaagatatacatttgtatgcacaaatgtatacttatgtcaatataaatatttcctatcattcaatatttttctacaacctaaatcctgaatactaaaccctaaataatcaatattaaatcctaaacactgaatactaaaccttaaaccttgaatattaaaccctaaataatgaatactaaaccctaatgggaatgttaaaccctaaataatgaatactaaaccctaaaccttgaatattaaaccataaatatacatttatttgatcaaataacgaAAAGTACAAATtataatgaataaaagtaacaattatcgtgaacaaatgtaataatttaaaaacattacatttcttcataataataattactttttattataacaatagttactttttatgATTTAGGTGGGGAGGGAGGCCCGTGCCGGATGATTGCACAGACAGTCGGTGGAAATGGTTCAAGGTACACAATAAAATCATTTGAAATATCTCAGTTTGCTTGATCATATCCTACTATTGATTGGTTTTTCTAATagttttatttcctttttcttgtttGCAATCTGTTGTGAATAGGGCTGTCTAGGTGCTTTAGATGGCACCTACATAAATGTCACAGTTAGCAATATGGATAAGCCAAGATATAGGACTCGGAAAGGCTAAATATCTACAAACACCCTAGCTGTTTGTGACCGGAACATGAAGTTTGCATATGTCCTCCCTGGATGGGAAGGCTCAGCAGCAGACTCTAGAATATTACGTGATGCTTTGAATCGAGACAATGGCCTTAAAGTGCCTAAGGGTATTGCAAATTCTGCCATAATTTTCCTCTATCAATATGTGTATTTCACCTTGCCTCATGCATGATATATGGCTTCTTGTTTAAATCTAGGGAATTACTATTTGTGTGACAACGGTTATGCAAATAGTGAAGGGTTCCTAACCCCTTACAAAGGGGTTAGATATCATTTGAAAGAGTGGGGTCCGACAAATGCTAGACCACAAAATAAGGAAGAGATATTCAATTTGAAGCACAGTAAGGCACGAAATGTGATTGAGCGAGCATTCGGAGTTATGAAAATGAGATGGGGTGTTCTTAGAAGCACTACATTTTATCCAATTAAAATCCAAAATAGGCTTATCATGGCATGtttcttaattaataattttattcgtTCGGAGATGGCCGTTGATCCAATTGAACAACAATATGATTTGTTAAATGGAGAAGTCCAAGCCATAGCTGATGGTGAAGAGTTGGTTGACACGGTTGAGTCTTCTCCGGAATGGAATGCTGCGAGGGATAATATAGCACAAGGAATGTGGAATGAATATATAAATGCCATCTAGTTGTGTAATTTGTAAGACtccattttcttttcattttgatGCTATTGTTATATGTTGCAACTTCTTAATGCTATGGTTATGATGCATTTAAAATTGGTTAATTtgtcaattatttttttcgttGTGTAGGTGCTTATAGGATGGACCCGTATGTGAATGCTCCTCGTTGCTCGTGTGGAAATGGGTATTTGATGTGTGCCGGGAAACAAGCCGCAAACGCTGGAAATGGCCATTGTCTTAGTTCTTCTTGGCTTTATGCTATGTTTATTGTTAGGCAAAAATGGTCTGATGTGCGGGTATTAGAACTTGTTGTGGATTTAGGTTTTTTGATGAACTTAAATCTTGGTATGGATTATGTATTCTGATGCTTTGAAAACTGATGTATTTTGGATACAAATTatgttttttgaatttatttgtccTGGATACGAATTATGTATTTTGGAGTGGAAGCATTCTTGATTTCTGGGATGACATTTCCTTAGCTTACCTTTCACTCTTTTGTAGCGTCTGTGTttacggatggagtataaaaaCCTTAGAACTACAAAGATATGGATTTTCTTGATAGCATGAATCATGGTGATTTCAAAGTCGAACTTCCAAACAGTTTGGATAAACTGCAATCTGAACTTTGATAGTCTGTTTCGACAAGAATATTATACTcaaaaatcttgaaattttTACAGTATGTAGTATGGAGTGTTGTTGACGTTCATGCAAATTTTCAAGTCAATTGGATAATGTTTACTACAGTTTTAAAATCGAAAACTAATACAGCCTATTGCTGTCAACTTATTCGGTGTGACAGATATGATCTGTCTTTTTCAGTATGATCCTGTTGAAGAATACCTTTGAACTTTTTATAGTGTCGAATTGAAGATGTTAAGGACCCACACACCAAATTTCAGATTTATTTGACAACgtttgttatatttttaaaatccaaACTTTTTGTTGACAGAAACTGCCAAATATGGTAGACGATAGGAAAACAGTTATATCTCTCAAatcacttggagtttttcaacacacttttttttaatttaaactaGACTCACAGAGGTTTCTATTCATATAAAATTCAAACCCTGTATGTTTTTGTATTAAAGCAGTTTTTTGTGTAAAATTCAATCAGTGCAGtaattttttgtgtaaaattcAATCAGTGCAGTAATAGGAAGGGATGACATTTCCTTAGCTTACCTCATTTTCTATGAAAACTATCTTTTCTATTGCACTGAACAAGATCAATACAAACAGGAGCGGTTATGTAGATCAAATTACTACACATGTTGCTTTTCACATAAGTAATTACTACACAAGTTAAATAGATCAAATTAcatgaaaacaaaaaaatgcatTCCACAAATATGTTCAACATATATTCGAATAATTCATAAGTTAAAAGCTAATCTTCCACAAGATCATAATCAAAATATGCCGAATAATTCATAACTAAATTCCCAAATATGTCGAATAATTCATAACATAGGCAACATTCACATAAAAAAAGGGATAAAATGCGCATAGGCATTTGCAAGAATGTTTGCCAACAAAATGCAAAGTTAAAACATAAGAATATGCAAAAAAACCAAGGACAAAACGACACCAAAATCCTATTGATTCAAAGCTAGTTGTATCTCATTGCGAGAATACGCAGCACATACTGTTCCTTGGCTTCATCAGGTAGGCTGGTGAAGATGTCAAGCTTCTCCACTTCCTTAGTAATCAACTCACAAGCGTCAAATTTGTCATTGAGAGACAAAGCTTCAAAGCGGCTTAACTGTGCAAAAATTTCCTTTCTCGCCTTCGAAAGATCAAAGTCGTAGCCAATTCTGCTAGCTATGGTCTCGAGCCTCTTGTCAGTGGTGCGATTGATTTCGACCAATAGCTCATGCATTCCAGGCAGATTATCATTCACCTTCCTCTTCTTAGAGGCCCCTCTTGAAGTTGCTTCCCCTTTTTGATTTTGACTCACACTGTCCTCCGATATATCTTCCGAAAAAGCATCATCTAGTTGCACATGGTAGCTTTCATCAATATGGGGTTGAGTCAAATCTGGATTGCGGTGAAGGTCATTCACAGCATCCATCACATCCTCGGCGTGCTCGCCCGTCGCCCTATCCTTGCCAAAAATCAGACTCCAATCATCTAAGTGAGGCCAACTTTTGAACCTCATCAACCTAGCATTTGCATCgcactgaaaaaaaaaacaaaattcgTAACCTCAAGTGTCACAAACCCATATGAAATCAGAATTAAAAAATCCATATGTATATACCCATGTTTACCTTCACGATTTGTTGCCATTGATCATCATTGCACTCAATCATGTGGGTTCCTTTGAGATTGAAGCCAACTCCACTCCTGTTTAGGATAGCGGATAAGGAGTAGTAGTTCTTTTTCCAGGCAGTTGTCTTGGAGTTGATATGGGGCATCCCCTTCAAATCGGTATTTGGGAATTCCTTCCTCATGGCATCCTCCAACTTATTCAGGTAACCTGCTCGGAAACCATTATCAGATTTCCATCCCTGCACCACTAAATCCTTCAAAGCCGCAAGTAAAACCTCTTCCTCTCTCATGGTCCAACTCCGACGAGTCTTATCGGTTTTGTTGCCACGAGCACGAACCATGTCACTGTTGCCTATGTAATGGAATATAGATATCCCAAATTCAACCAATGTATATGTCAGATTAATAAAAGCCcttgttttatgttttttgCTTAACACAAAACATCACAACACCACAAACAAATACTAGTTCAGCAAAATATCAAAATGCCATCAAATAGAACAGAACATAagataaaatatacaaaaactACGGCTTAATGATATTTCACAAGAAATCAGCCTCATATTTGCGAAACTAAAGCAAAGAATACTACAAGATTTGTCATCAGTTCCAAATGATTCTGAATCTAGCAAAAATTCATAACACATTGAAATAATCACTATAGAGTAGAAGAACTTACCTTGCATCGCAGAGCTCATTGTTGCGCGAAAAATGACTTGGAAGAATGAAAAACACAACATTGATTTGAGGATATAAATAGCGCCAAAAAACCCTACACTGATTTGGGCCGCGCGAAAATCTGGAGTGATGAAAAAAACCCTACACTGATTTGGGGCGCGCGAAAATCTGGAGTGATGAAAAAAACCCTACACTGATTTGGGGCGCGCGAAAATCTGGAGTGATGAAAAAAACCCTACACTGATTTGGGGCGCGAGAAAATCTGGAGTGATGAAAAAAATCCTACACTGATTTGGGGCTCGCGAAAAATCTGGACTGACGAAGAAAATCCTTCGCTGATTTGGGGCGCGCGAAAAATTGGAAAGATGAATCGCCAAAAAATGGGGTATAAGAATCGCCAAAAAATGGGGGCATCATAGTACTTTCGAAAATATAATGGGGGTATATTCATCAATTATATTTGTTATCCGATGTTTTACCGTTTGAACCAAACATGCGAAATACTTATCAAGGCATTTATATATTGCGAATCAAACACAAATATACATTAGTAAAGTGGGCTTAGCCACGAAAGATAAccagatttagtatatgtgagCATAAACTACCTAACTAACCAAACACgtactaaatcctaaacactgaatactaaaccttaaaccttgaatattaaaccctaaataatgaatactaaaccctaatgggaatgttaaaccctaaataatgaatactaaaccctaaaccttgaatattaaaccataaaccctaaaccttattACTCGTAAGTGAGCCATAAATAACTATCACAATGCAAGCACATATGATTAATGTAATGTGATGCACATAGAAATTCTctcaaaataaaattctatacATTACATCCATAATGAAAAGATTAACTAGAATGTCAACGCTCCTAATAATAAAGATTCTATTAAAACAAAACGGCGCAGTCATAAGTGCGAGATAAACAGAAACATATACTTTAGctttttttgaaggaaaaaaaaaactaaaatatcaTGGCGACTATGATTTGATTTCTCAAAATGACTATATGCCACAGGTATGATCCCTCCCTTCTTCATTGAATTTTCTATTtcgatatatattttttctttaataagtattttatttcaaaatttaagtgtttaattatgatatttttcttattatattattattgtattttcaTAATATGGTAATTAATTGTAAGTCgtgtttattatgataattgATAAATCTATGaatataaacttttttttaattaacttttttatttttaatagtaTGTCTGATTCGATAGTTAACAACGCTTAATAGAAAACTGAGTAAGAATTCGTTAACATATTGCGCTTACCAGATGTATAGTTAATATCACttaattaatagaaaataaagTAAGGATTTGTTAACATACTGTACTTATATACTAGGGATATGTTTGATGGGTTTATATGcgggataaattaaattaatacagctTTGTGTGGTGTTTGATATTATATGATATTAGTATGGTCAACTCCCACTTAATCCCACTTGTATGTATTATTTTGTAGGAATAACTCACACTAATACCCCCTCCCCCTCCGATAAGTTTAGTACCGCGAATCTGGATTAAAATTTTGCTACCCTTCATCACTCTAATCGATGCAATTGCCCAAACCCTAGTTCCTCACATCATTTTCTCCCTCCTGCGATTTTCGTCTCTGCCGCCCACGACTCCTATATGCAAATTGGGTGAAGCCCATTCCACATCCTTTTCCGATTTCCATCTCTTCCGTTTTTTTGAGGCGACAGCGGCAGGCTTCGCTTATCGTCGGCGTCAAGGTCAGAGATTTGAAGGTGCGTTGGGGATCCTCGTTGGGGGCTCGTGAATCGTCTTCTATTTTCAGGTCAGAAACATTGTAGACTTTATTTTACAGTTCTGGAGAAATGGCTGCAACAATGGAGGATGCAGTTCTGGAGATATGGCTGCCGAGAGCGGCTGTTTGTATTCCTTGCATAGATGAGAGTGAAAGGCCCAACGGTTTGTATTATGAGGAATGGGCTTTGATGAAGGATACCCATGGtatatgaggatagttttggtattagaaaATATAATCCAACTTAAAcatatggatatcaaacacaatataggattaattagccatgatatcaaacacccatcaAATAGTAGAAATCCATaataatccacactaatttctctGGATAACTTTAGTCCTAATTAATCCTAAACTTTAACGGGCCCTAGATGTATAGTTAAACGAcgattaataaaaaatgaagtaAGTATTCGTTAATATATTGCGCTTActagatataaaaaataaaataaaaattgtacgTTATAGTGCGCTAAATACAATGAATGCTGCATACCAATAAACAGATATTTACATGTGGCATTTAATGAAGTCCTATACAGAGTGTGGGAGACACAAAGGTTGTAATTTCTTATGCAAGAAAAGCCTACTCATtataaatgaatttaaattgagcttcgTCGAATTTAGGTCAGGGTGCGTTCCAACCTGAAAAGACTAATTAATAAACAAAGCAATTTGGGTCAACGCATTAAATTAACAAATCTAATTCATTTAAAATTTCCTCTTAATTAACTCTTTGTGttttatatcttatttatggaaaatcatattattattattattattattattattattattattattattattattattattattattattattattattattattattattattattattattattattattcgttGTGttttataatactcccttcgtcccatatATAAGCTTGTGTTTTTTTTATGGATGTCCTAAATATATAGACTTGTTTTCTTAAAAAGTACTAATGCTTTTTCACTTATTTTCTATCatatccctatttaattctttaatttacttcaactttgattcttcattaaataataaatatgggcatattACAAAGTTtattgagtgaaaatttaaaatactttattCCTTAAGTTATACATGAAAAATGTCCTCTTTTATACACATAAGAGCATCATATGCCATATtatttaaatactccctccgtccgccaaaagtattccacaattactatatttggcgtccgcaaaaagtattccactttcctttttaaggcatggtcccaccatccacctttatattttatccttacaaacactctttatttacaaaaaacccaccccaaattcaaactcaaccacacatctcataaagtggtgggaccctttttccactacatcaacatcatctccaattttattaatctccgtgcccagccaaagtggaatatttttggcggacggagggagtatcatttgaTGTTGATaagtttgcttggttttttgtgaaagtcttacacatttgatcgatttgacagctttcggtcataaaagtcaacgagtTAACATCTATCAGTCAAGAACTCATctgaccggtgggtggctagatcatctAACCGCTCGGGTGGCCAAATCATTTCACTGGGTGGTCAGATGAGTTTTTGACTGATatctgtcaaatcgttgacttatGACTGATGgttgtcaaatcggtcaaatatgtAAAATTTTCACAAAAAAACAAGCAAgctcatcaacatcaaagggtaaaataggttcTTCACATAATTTAAGCATAAAATGTTTAAGTTTATATAGTAGGGCATTTTTCATATACAACTTAAGGAATAAGgtatttttgcctattaacacaagtttatttgtatatttttattttcaatgattttttttaatctttgtgtAAATTCCAATCAACCTATATATCAGGGACGAAGGAAGTAGTTTATTTTAGGGTTATGGCCAAAAGATACACGAATTTTGGAAAAagttatactccttccgtccacggaagaacttcctaggagggagtgacacgagttttaagaaaaaaggttgttgagtgtattcAGAGTGGAGAAAAcgttattgagtgtattgggagtggtgaaaatgcaTTATAATTAAtcttgagagttgtgaaaaagtgaaaattaagtaattataagtggtagGGTAtatgttcgctaatattttcaccacgccgcaagtatacgggtagttgtaatatatggaagcaaggtcgtatcccacaaggattagtagttcaatctagtgattaccttaagtcattatgctagacctatttagactaaacaatggAGTggttggtttgattatctactaattacttaacaagttcaaagataaataaaatcaaataagcaaagtggattaatataatgattaaggcgatttagggactaggcatcgatgattaagcaaatgacttcaattataactcaatactaatcttgacgatcctaattatctagagtgatctcccaactagttctagccccctcccggacgactaaaacggtagattacgggtcatagttgccgtccccggtcaacttctaacctataactcccaaaagcacacaaagatcgacatactctcacccaactctcaacctcccggttatcgaattgatatgtttcaaacaccttatctattgcaattattctctcccgattcaaattgcAAATTAGGAATgtatagaatgtggccaacaaaccatacaagaaataaaacaagggtttgaaaagataatgtgcaaaggaacaaacaagatttatattgagcacaaataatcaatccattacaataatcatctagcctaatccccaaatcaatgAGAAATtagcctatcatgttcaacaataacatacccAAAGAAAAGAggaacataaatgaaagagagagaaaagagtaaacaaatcctattgagaagcttgcttcaatcctctctcctcttcaatgccttcttcaaaatggGTAGG
This window encodes:
- the LOC131008935 gene encoding uncharacterized protein LOC131008935, producing MLCFSFFQVIFRATMSSAMQGNSDMVRARGNKTDKTRRSWTMREEEVLLAALKDLVVQGWKSDNGFRAGYLNKLEDAMRKEFPNTDLKGMPHINSKTTAWKKNYYSLSAILNRSGVGFNLKGTHMIECNDDQWQQIVKCDANARLMRFKSWPHLDDWSLIFGKDRATGEHAEDVMDAVNDLHRNPDLTQPHIDESYHVQLDDAFSEDISEDSVSQNQKGEATSRGASKKRKVNDNLPGMHELLVEINRTTDKRLETIASRIGYDFDLSKARKEIFAQLSRFEALSLNDKFDACELITKEVEKLDIFTSLPDEAKEQYVLRILAMRYN
- the LOC130987124 gene encoding uncharacterized protein LOC130987124, which translates into the protein MKFAYVLPGWEGSAADSRILRDALNRDNGLKVPKGNYYLCDNGYANSEGFLTPYKGVRYHLKEWGPTNARPQNKEEIFNLKHSKARNVIERAFGVMKMRWGVLRSTTFYPIKIQNRLIMACFLINNFIRSEMAVDPIEQQYDLLNGEVQAIADGEELVDTVESSPEWNAARDNIAQGMWNEYINAI